From Brassica oleracea var. oleracea cultivar TO1000 chromosome C3, BOL, whole genome shotgun sequence, a single genomic window includes:
- the LOC106335475 gene encoding uncharacterized protein HI_0077 — MDSETLIESAIRVLNTANPYEKARLGDSIAVKWLQGAISEPYDPTVDLPVMDRPARLTNVKLVSPSLMPKLGKAGSLQSRQAIVHSLVHIESWAVDLSWDIIARFGKQEKMPREFFTDFVRVAQDEGRHFTLLAARLEEIGSRYGAFPAHDGLWDSATATSHDLLARLAIEHCVHEARGLDVLPTTISRFRNGGDNETADLLERVVYPEEITHCAAGVKWFKYLCALSKNPEVTVNSVEADDILEEIIQKFHSVVREHFRGPLKPPFNAEARKAAGFGPQWYEPLAVKESNA, encoded by the exons ATGGATAGCGAAACCCTAATTGAATCGGCGATTAGAGTTCTGAACACAGCCAACCCGTACGAAAAAGCTCGGCTTGGAGATTCGATTGCCGTTAAATGGCTCCAAGGCGCTATCTCCGAACCGTACGATCCCACCGTCGATCTCCCCGTCATGGACAGGCCAGCTCGTCTCACCAAC GTAAAACTGGTGTCTCCGAGTCTGATGCCAAAGCTGGGGAAAGCTGGTAGCTTGCAGAGCAGGCAAGCGATTGTTCACAGTCTTGTTCATATCGAAAGCTGGGCTGTTGACTTATCATGG GATATAATTGCTCGTTTTGGCAAGCAAGAGAAGATGCCGAGAGAGTTCTTTACGGACTTTGTTCGTGTAGCTCAGGACGAAGGCCGTCACTTCACGCTGCTTGCAGCTCGGCTTGAGGAGATTGGTTCTCGTTACGGTGCATTCCCTGCCCATGACGGTCTTTGGGACTCTGCAACCGCCACTTCTCATGATCTCTTGGCTCGCTTGGCTATAGAGCATTGCGTTCACGAG GCTAGGGGGCTAGATGTATTGCCCACGACGATATCGAGGTTTAGGAACGGAGGAGATAACGAGACAGCAGATTTACTGGAGAGAGTTGTGTACCCTGAAGAAATCACTCACTGTGCAGCTGGAGTAAAATGGTTCAAGTATCTATGTGCACTGTCCAAGAATCCTGAAGTTACCGTCAATAGCGTAGAAGCAGATGATATCCTTGAAGAGATAATCCAAAAGTTTCATTCGGTAGTAAGAGAGCATTTCAGAGGACCGTTGAAACCACCTTTTAATGCCGAAGCAAGAAAAGCTGCTGGTTTTGGCCCTCAATGGTATGAACCTCTTGCTGTCAAAGAGAGCAATGCCTAG
- the LOC106329259 gene encoding phytol kinase 1, chloroplastic-like → MAAALPLSPVSHQLCRISNRFWYNAMTPRFCSPVSSPCYIGVKGIGSSSQLRARHPLISSAASTDYLLHDVGATVAVLSGAYALVLLFESLTKRDVIPQRLSRKLVHILSGLLFALSWPIFSASTEARYFAAFVPLVNGLRLVVNGLSVSPNSTLIQSVTREGRPEELLKGPLFYVLALLVAAVFFWRDSPTGMTSLAMMCGGDGIADIMGRKYGSYKIPYNPRKSLAGSISMFIFGFFISIGLLYYYSSLGYLHMNWETTFTRVAIVSLVATLVESLPITDQIDDNVSVPLATILAAYLSFGY, encoded by the exons ATGGCGGCAGCCTTACCTTTATCTCCGGTTAGCCATCAGTTATGTCGGATAAGCAACAGGTTCTGGTATAACGCTATGACTCCCCGGTTCTGTTCGCCAGTTTCTTCGCCCTGTTACATCGGCGTGAAAGGAATCGGCTCGTCGAGTCAGTTACGGGCTCGCCACCCTCTGATCTCTTCAGCGGCTTCGACTGATTATCTGTTGCATGACGTCGGAGCCACGGTGGCAGTTCTTAGTGGAGCCTACGCGCTTGTCTTACTCTTCGAGAGTCTCACGAAGCGAGACGTGATTCCACAG AGATTGAGCAGAAAGCTTGTGCATATACTCTCAGGTCTGCTTTTCGCGCTCTCGTGGCCAATCTTCAG CGCATCAACGGAGGCTCGATACTTTGCTGCTTTTGTTCCTTTAGTGAATGGCCTAAGGCTTGTTGTCAACGGTTTGTCCGTCTCCCCTAACTCCACGCTAATCCAATCCGTAACTAGGGAAGGAAGACCAGA AGAGTTGCTTAAAGGTCCATTGTTCTACGTTCTAGCCCTTCTAGTTGCTGCAGTTTTCTTCTGGAGAGATTCTCCTACCGGTATGACATCGCTGGCAATGATGTGTGGTGGCGACG GAATAGCTGATATCATGGGACGTAAGTATGGATCATACAAGATACCTTACAACCCAAGAAAGAGCTTGGCGGGAAGCATCTCCATGTTCATATTCGGCTTCTTCATCTCCATCGG ATTACTTTACTATTACTCAAGCCTAGGGTATCTTCACATGAACTGGGAAACAACCTTTACGAGAGTCGCGATTGTCTCATTGGTCGCTACGTTGGTGGAGTCACTACCCATCACCGATCAAATAGACGACAACGTTTCGGTTCCTCTGGCTACTATTTTGGCTGCTTACCTAAGTTTTGGATATTAG